A genomic window from Pseudomonadales bacterium includes:
- a CDS encoding nitrite/sulfite reductase has product MYQYDQYDQQIIDERVKQYRGQTERFLKGELSEAEFLPLRLQNGLYVQRLAPMLRIAVPYGLMSSKQLRKLAAISRDYDKGYAHISTRQNVQLNWPELADTPDILAELASVQMHAVQTSGNCIRSTTSDQFAGVAADELIDPRPYCEIIRQWSTFHPEFAYLPRKFKIAVCGSAADRAAIHVHDIGIELVHNEKAEIGYKVIVGGGLGRTPVIGQVVNEFLPEQHLLSYLDAILRVYNQLGRRDNKYKARIKILVKAMGVDAFREKVDAEWAFLKDGPTTLSDNEIDRVKAHFTDPDYQIIDDNDAELALQAQAHAEPAFAAWLQHNTHAHKQAGYQAVTLSLKVAGVAPGDITDSQMDAVADLADRFSFGELRSSHQQNLILADVKKSDLFALWQQLQPLGLAKANIGTLTDMICCPGGDYCALANAKSIPVSEAITRKFNDLDYLYDLGQIELNISGCMNACGHHHVGHIGILGVDKKGEEFFQISLGGNQDKDTSLG; this is encoded by the coding sequence ATGTACCAGTATGATCAATACGATCAACAAATCATTGACGAACGGGTTAAACAATACCGTGGTCAAACCGAGCGCTTTTTAAAAGGTGAACTTTCAGAGGCAGAATTCTTACCTCTTAGATTACAAAATGGTTTATACGTGCAGCGTTTGGCGCCTATGTTACGAATTGCAGTACCGTATGGATTAATGTCATCCAAGCAACTGCGCAAGTTAGCCGCCATCAGCCGCGACTATGATAAGGGTTATGCGCATATTTCTACGCGTCAAAATGTGCAGTTAAATTGGCCAGAATTAGCCGATACGCCAGATATCTTAGCCGAACTTGCCAGCGTGCAGATGCATGCGGTGCAAACCTCAGGTAACTGTATCCGTTCGACTACCTCGGATCAATTTGCGGGTGTTGCTGCTGATGAGTTAATCGACCCTCGACCTTATTGTGAGATTATTCGTCAATGGTCGACTTTTCATCCGGAATTCGCTTATTTACCGCGTAAATTTAAAATTGCCGTATGTGGATCCGCAGCCGATCGTGCCGCCATTCATGTCCACGATATTGGCATTGAGCTGGTTCACAATGAAAAAGCCGAGATCGGCTACAAAGTGATTGTCGGCGGCGGTCTAGGACGCACGCCTGTGATCGGACAAGTCGTTAATGAATTTCTCCCTGAGCAGCATTTATTGAGTTATTTAGATGCTATCTTGCGTGTTTATAATCAGCTCGGACGTCGTGACAATAAATACAAAGCTAGAATTAAAATTTTAGTAAAAGCCATGGGAGTTGATGCTTTTCGTGAAAAGGTTGATGCGGAGTGGGCATTTTTAAAAGATGGCCCAACCACACTAAGCGATAACGAAATTGATCGTGTTAAAGCGCACTTTACAGACCCCGATTACCAAATCATTGATGACAATGATGCCGAGTTAGCACTGCAGGCTCAGGCGCATGCAGAGCCGGCTTTTGCAGCCTGGCTACAACACAATACGCACGCACACAAGCAAGCGGGTTATCAAGCGGTAACGCTATCCTTAAAAGTTGCTGGTGTCGCTCCAGGCGATATAACCGATAGTCAAATGGACGCCGTTGCAGATTTAGCCGATCGTTTTTCATTTGGCGAGTTACGCTCATCGCATCAGCAAAACCTAATCTTAGCCGATGTTAAAAAGTCCGATCTGTTTGCGCTATGGCAGCAGCTTCAGCCCTTAGGTCTAGCTAAAGCCAATATTGGCACCTTAACCGATATGATTTGCTGTCCTGGTGGCGACTACTGTGCCTTGGCTAATGCAAAATCGATTCCTGTCTCTGAAGCAATCACACGCAAATTTAATGACCTTGATTACCTTTATGATTTAGGGCAGATAGAACTGAATATATCTGGCTGCATGAACGCCTGTGGACACCACCATGTTGGTCATATTGGCATTCTAGGCGTTGATAAAAAAGGTGAGGAATTTTTCCAAATTTCCCTAGGCGGTAATCAAGATAAAGATACTTCATTAGGTAA